The proteins below are encoded in one region of Dromaius novaehollandiae isolate bDroNov1 chromosome 9, bDroNov1.hap1, whole genome shotgun sequence:
- the THAP4 gene encoding peroxynitrite isomerase THAP4 isoform X4: MVICCAAVNCSNRQGKAHRGTVSFHRFPLKDSKRLIQWLKAVQRDNWTPTKYSFLCSEHFTKDSFSKRLEDQHRLLKPTAVPTIFQLAEKKDDNLDYVRSRRKIASQVPLQDGDQSREGGCEVVQRTSSSDQDFMVMQGTKEMEEATLQAEIGSIAEKEESIYSQLEGPRRRTLGDNLTAKPGPQKKPERSSVEDCPKTTRIGSWMADRSGISVDDFTPPASGACKFIGSLHSYSFSSKHTRERPSFPKEQLERKRPKRDAEPSCSSNIMGHDKTLAEGSPTSSLTATPQKPSQSLSASPADLTPQPATEAVVGQKGDTDANPMSINEVIMSASGACKLIDSLHSYCFSSRQSKSQVCCLREQVEKKNGELKLLRQRISRSDSQVRKLKEKLDELKRISFPYLNSLLSQDCETPQLNPVMEPLSWMLGTWLSDPPGDGTFPTMKPFQYLEEVHISHVGQPMLNFSFNAFHPDTRKPMHRECGFIRLKPDTNKVAFISAQNTGLVEVEEGEVNGQELSIASHSIARISFAKKPHVEQG, translated from the exons ATGGTGATCTGCTGCGCCGCCGTGAACTGCTCGAACCGGCAGGGGAAGGCGCACAGAGGCACCGTCTCCTTCCACAG attccCTCTAAAGGACTCAAAACGTCTGATTCAGTGGTTAAAAGCTGTTCAGAGAGACAACTGGACTCCCACCAAGTATTCATTTCTCTGCAGTGAGCATTTCACCAAAGATAGTTTTTCTAAACGGCTGGAAGACCAGCATCGATTACTTAAGCCCACTGCTGTCCCTACCATCTTCCAGCTTGCAGAGAAAAAAGACGACAACCTGGATTAtgtcagaagcagaagaaaaatagcaaGCCAGGTACCACTGCAGGATGGAGACCAATCAAGGGAAGGAGGCTGTGAGGTAGTTCAAAGAACCTCGTCTTCTGACCAGGACTTTATGGTAATGCAAGGGACTAAAGAGATGGAGGAGGCAACTTTGCAAGCTGAAATTGGGTCAATAGCTGAGAAGGAAGAGAGTATCTACAGCCAGCTGGAAGGCCCTCGGAGAAGGACGTTAGGGGATAATTTAACTGCAAAGCCAGGTCCTCAGAAAAAGCCTGAGAGATCTTCTGTAGAAGATTGTCCTAAAACCACCCGGATAGGGAGCTGGATGGCAGACAGAAGTGGCATATCGGTTGATGACTTCACGCCTCCTGCGTCTGGTGCTTGCAAGTTCATTGGCTCCCTCCACTCTTACAGCTTTTCCTCTAAGCATACCAGAGAGAGGCCATCTTTCCCGAAAGAGCAACTAGAAAGGAAAAGGCCAAAGAGAGATGCGGAACCAAGCTGCAGCAGCAATATCATGGGACATGATAAGACCTTAGCAGAAGGCTCCCCTACTTCATCACTAACTGCAACCCCTCAGAAACCTTCCCAGAGTTTGTCAGCATCCCCAGCAGACCTAACCCCTCAGCCTGCCACTGAGGCTGTCGTTGGGCAGAAGGGTGACACAGATGCCAACCCCATGTCAATCAATGAGGTCATCATGTCGGCCTCGGGAGCTTGCAAACTCATTGACTCGCTCCACTCGtactgtttctcctccaggcaaAGCAAAAGTCAGGTGTGCTGCTTGCGTGAACAGGTAGAAAAGAAGAATGGAGAGTTGAAACTTTTGAGGCAGAGGATCAGTCGCTCTGATAGTCAAGTCAGGAAGCTGAAAGAGAAGCTAGATGAACTGAAGAGGATCAGTTTCCCTTACTTGAACAGTCTGCTATCACAGGACTGTG AGACGCCCCAGCTGAATCCTGTGATGGAGCCCCTCTCCTGGATGCTGGGCACCTGGCTCTCAGATCCGCCGGGAGATGGGACCTTCCCTACAATGAAGCCCTTTCAGTACCTGGAAGAAGTGCACATCTCTCATGTGGGGCAGCCCATGCTGAACTTCTC GTTCAATGCCTTCCATCCAGACACGAGGAAGCCAATGCACCGAGAATGTGGATTCATCCGCCTCAAACCTGACACTAATAAGGTGGCCTTCATCAGTGCCCAGAACACAG GTCTTGtggaggtggaggaaggggaggtgAATGGACAGGAGTTGTCTATAGCTTCTCACTCCATAGCCAGGATCTCCTTTGCCAAGAAGCCCCATGTGGAGCAG GGGTGA
- the THAP4 gene encoding peroxynitrite isomerase THAP4 isoform X3, with protein MVICCAAVNCSNRQGKAHRGTVSFHRFPLKDSKRLIQWLKAVQRDNWTPTKYSFLCSEHFTKDSFSKRLEDQHRLLKPTAVPTIFQLAEKKDDNLDYVRSRRKIASQVPLQDGDQSREGGCEVVQRTSSSDQDFMVMQGTKEMEEATLQAEIGSIAEKEESIYSQLEGPRRRTLGDNLTAKPGPQKKPERSSVEDCPKTTRIGSWMADRSGISVDDFTPPASGACKFIGSLHSYSFSSKHTRERPSFPKEQLERKRPKRDAEPSCSSNIMGHDKTLAEGSPTSSLTATPQKPSQSLSASPADLTPQPATEAVVGQKGDTDANPMSINEVIMSASGACKLIDSLHSYCFSSRQSKSQVCCLREQVEKKNGELKLLRQRISRSDSQVRKLKEKLDELKRISFPYLNSLLSQDCETPQLNPVMEPLSWMLGTWLSDPPGDGTFPTMKPFQYLEEVHISHVGQPMLNFSFNAFHPDTRKPMHRECGFIRLKPDTNKVAFISAQNTGLVEVEEGEVNGQELSIASHSIARISFAKKPHVEQVGH; from the exons ATGGTGATCTGCTGCGCCGCCGTGAACTGCTCGAACCGGCAGGGGAAGGCGCACAGAGGCACCGTCTCCTTCCACAG attccCTCTAAAGGACTCAAAACGTCTGATTCAGTGGTTAAAAGCTGTTCAGAGAGACAACTGGACTCCCACCAAGTATTCATTTCTCTGCAGTGAGCATTTCACCAAAGATAGTTTTTCTAAACGGCTGGAAGACCAGCATCGATTACTTAAGCCCACTGCTGTCCCTACCATCTTCCAGCTTGCAGAGAAAAAAGACGACAACCTGGATTAtgtcagaagcagaagaaaaatagcaaGCCAGGTACCACTGCAGGATGGAGACCAATCAAGGGAAGGAGGCTGTGAGGTAGTTCAAAGAACCTCGTCTTCTGACCAGGACTTTATGGTAATGCAAGGGACTAAAGAGATGGAGGAGGCAACTTTGCAAGCTGAAATTGGGTCAATAGCTGAGAAGGAAGAGAGTATCTACAGCCAGCTGGAAGGCCCTCGGAGAAGGACGTTAGGGGATAATTTAACTGCAAAGCCAGGTCCTCAGAAAAAGCCTGAGAGATCTTCTGTAGAAGATTGTCCTAAAACCACCCGGATAGGGAGCTGGATGGCAGACAGAAGTGGCATATCGGTTGATGACTTCACGCCTCCTGCGTCTGGTGCTTGCAAGTTCATTGGCTCCCTCCACTCTTACAGCTTTTCCTCTAAGCATACCAGAGAGAGGCCATCTTTCCCGAAAGAGCAACTAGAAAGGAAAAGGCCAAAGAGAGATGCGGAACCAAGCTGCAGCAGCAATATCATGGGACATGATAAGACCTTAGCAGAAGGCTCCCCTACTTCATCACTAACTGCAACCCCTCAGAAACCTTCCCAGAGTTTGTCAGCATCCCCAGCAGACCTAACCCCTCAGCCTGCCACTGAGGCTGTCGTTGGGCAGAAGGGTGACACAGATGCCAACCCCATGTCAATCAATGAGGTCATCATGTCGGCCTCGGGAGCTTGCAAACTCATTGACTCGCTCCACTCGtactgtttctcctccaggcaaAGCAAAAGTCAGGTGTGCTGCTTGCGTGAACAGGTAGAAAAGAAGAATGGAGAGTTGAAACTTTTGAGGCAGAGGATCAGTCGCTCTGATAGTCAAGTCAGGAAGCTGAAAGAGAAGCTAGATGAACTGAAGAGGATCAGTTTCCCTTACTTGAACAGTCTGCTATCACAGGACTGTG AGACGCCCCAGCTGAATCCTGTGATGGAGCCCCTCTCCTGGATGCTGGGCACCTGGCTCTCAGATCCGCCGGGAGATGGGACCTTCCCTACAATGAAGCCCTTTCAGTACCTGGAAGAAGTGCACATCTCTCATGTGGGGCAGCCCATGCTGAACTTCTC GTTCAATGCCTTCCATCCAGACACGAGGAAGCCAATGCACCGAGAATGTGGATTCATCCGCCTCAAACCTGACACTAATAAGGTGGCCTTCATCAGTGCCCAGAACACAG GTCTTGtggaggtggaggaaggggaggtgAATGGACAGGAGTTGTCTATAGCTTCTCACTCCATAGCCAGGATCTCCTTTGCCAAGAAGCCCCATGTGGAGCAG
- the THAP4 gene encoding peroxynitrite isomerase THAP4 isoform X2 encodes MVICCAAVNCSNRQGKAHRGTVSFHRFPLKDSKRLIQWLKAVQRDNWTPTKYSFLCSEHFTKDSFSKRLEDQHRLLKPTAVPTIFQLAEKKDDNLDYVRSRRKIASQVPLQDGDQSREGGCEVVQRTSSSDQDFMVMQGTKEMEEATLQAEIGSIAEKEESIYSQLEGPRRRTLGDNLTAKPGPQKKPERSSVEDCPKTTRIGSWMADRSGISVDDFTPPASGACKFIGSLHSYSFSSKHTRERPSFPKEQLERKRPKRDAEPSCSSNIMGHDKTLAEGSPTSSLTATPQKPSQSLSASPADLTPQPATEAVVGQKGDTDANPMSINEVIMSASGACKLIDSLHSYCFSSRQSKSQVCCLREQVEKKNGELKLLRQRISRSDSQVRKLKEKLDELKRISFPYLNSLLSQDCETPQLNPVMEPLSWMLGTWLSDPPGDGTFPTMKPFQYLEEVHISHVGQPMLNFSFNAFHPDTRKPMHRECGFIRLKPDTNKVAFISAQNTGLVEVEEGEVNGQELSIASHSIARISFAKKPHVEQDLV; translated from the exons ATGGTGATCTGCTGCGCCGCCGTGAACTGCTCGAACCGGCAGGGGAAGGCGCACAGAGGCACCGTCTCCTTCCACAG attccCTCTAAAGGACTCAAAACGTCTGATTCAGTGGTTAAAAGCTGTTCAGAGAGACAACTGGACTCCCACCAAGTATTCATTTCTCTGCAGTGAGCATTTCACCAAAGATAGTTTTTCTAAACGGCTGGAAGACCAGCATCGATTACTTAAGCCCACTGCTGTCCCTACCATCTTCCAGCTTGCAGAGAAAAAAGACGACAACCTGGATTAtgtcagaagcagaagaaaaatagcaaGCCAGGTACCACTGCAGGATGGAGACCAATCAAGGGAAGGAGGCTGTGAGGTAGTTCAAAGAACCTCGTCTTCTGACCAGGACTTTATGGTAATGCAAGGGACTAAAGAGATGGAGGAGGCAACTTTGCAAGCTGAAATTGGGTCAATAGCTGAGAAGGAAGAGAGTATCTACAGCCAGCTGGAAGGCCCTCGGAGAAGGACGTTAGGGGATAATTTAACTGCAAAGCCAGGTCCTCAGAAAAAGCCTGAGAGATCTTCTGTAGAAGATTGTCCTAAAACCACCCGGATAGGGAGCTGGATGGCAGACAGAAGTGGCATATCGGTTGATGACTTCACGCCTCCTGCGTCTGGTGCTTGCAAGTTCATTGGCTCCCTCCACTCTTACAGCTTTTCCTCTAAGCATACCAGAGAGAGGCCATCTTTCCCGAAAGAGCAACTAGAAAGGAAAAGGCCAAAGAGAGATGCGGAACCAAGCTGCAGCAGCAATATCATGGGACATGATAAGACCTTAGCAGAAGGCTCCCCTACTTCATCACTAACTGCAACCCCTCAGAAACCTTCCCAGAGTTTGTCAGCATCCCCAGCAGACCTAACCCCTCAGCCTGCCACTGAGGCTGTCGTTGGGCAGAAGGGTGACACAGATGCCAACCCCATGTCAATCAATGAGGTCATCATGTCGGCCTCGGGAGCTTGCAAACTCATTGACTCGCTCCACTCGtactgtttctcctccaggcaaAGCAAAAGTCAGGTGTGCTGCTTGCGTGAACAGGTAGAAAAGAAGAATGGAGAGTTGAAACTTTTGAGGCAGAGGATCAGTCGCTCTGATAGTCAAGTCAGGAAGCTGAAAGAGAAGCTAGATGAACTGAAGAGGATCAGTTTCCCTTACTTGAACAGTCTGCTATCACAGGACTGTG AGACGCCCCAGCTGAATCCTGTGATGGAGCCCCTCTCCTGGATGCTGGGCACCTGGCTCTCAGATCCGCCGGGAGATGGGACCTTCCCTACAATGAAGCCCTTTCAGTACCTGGAAGAAGTGCACATCTCTCATGTGGGGCAGCCCATGCTGAACTTCTC GTTCAATGCCTTCCATCCAGACACGAGGAAGCCAATGCACCGAGAATGTGGATTCATCCGCCTCAAACCTGACACTAATAAGGTGGCCTTCATCAGTGCCCAGAACACAG GTCTTGtggaggtggaggaaggggaggtgAATGGACAGGAGTTGTCTATAGCTTCTCACTCCATAGCCAGGATCTCCTTTGCCAAGAAGCCCCATGTGGAGCAG
- the THAP4 gene encoding peroxynitrite isomerase THAP4 isoform X1, whose translation MVICCAAVNCSNRQGKAHRGTVSFHRFPLKDSKRLIQWLKAVQRDNWTPTKYSFLCSEHFTKDSFSKRLEDQHRLLKPTAVPTIFQLAEKKDDNLDYVRSRRKIASQVPLQDGDQSREGGCEVVQRTSSSDQDFMVMQGTKEMEEATLQAEIGSIAEKEESIYSQLEGPRRRTLGDNLTAKPGPQKKPERSSVEDCPKTTRIGSWMADRSGISVDDFTPPASGACKFIGSLHSYSFSSKHTRERPSFPKEQLERKRPKRDAEPSCSSNIMGHDKTLAEGSPTSSLTATPQKPSQSLSASPADLTPQPATEAVVGQKGDTDANPMSINEVIMSASGACKLIDSLHSYCFSSRQSKSQVCCLREQVEKKNGELKLLRQRISRSDSQVRKLKEKLDELKRISFPYLNSLLSQDCETPQLNPVMEPLSWMLGTWLSDPPGDGTFPTMKPFQYLEEVHISHVGQPMLNFSFNAFHPDTRKPMHRECGFIRLKPDTNKVAFISAQNTGLVEVEEGEVNGQELSIASHSIARISFAKKPHVEQITRKFRLNSDGKLEQTVSMATTTQPMTQHLHITYKKVTP comes from the exons ATGGTGATCTGCTGCGCCGCCGTGAACTGCTCGAACCGGCAGGGGAAGGCGCACAGAGGCACCGTCTCCTTCCACAG attccCTCTAAAGGACTCAAAACGTCTGATTCAGTGGTTAAAAGCTGTTCAGAGAGACAACTGGACTCCCACCAAGTATTCATTTCTCTGCAGTGAGCATTTCACCAAAGATAGTTTTTCTAAACGGCTGGAAGACCAGCATCGATTACTTAAGCCCACTGCTGTCCCTACCATCTTCCAGCTTGCAGAGAAAAAAGACGACAACCTGGATTAtgtcagaagcagaagaaaaatagcaaGCCAGGTACCACTGCAGGATGGAGACCAATCAAGGGAAGGAGGCTGTGAGGTAGTTCAAAGAACCTCGTCTTCTGACCAGGACTTTATGGTAATGCAAGGGACTAAAGAGATGGAGGAGGCAACTTTGCAAGCTGAAATTGGGTCAATAGCTGAGAAGGAAGAGAGTATCTACAGCCAGCTGGAAGGCCCTCGGAGAAGGACGTTAGGGGATAATTTAACTGCAAAGCCAGGTCCTCAGAAAAAGCCTGAGAGATCTTCTGTAGAAGATTGTCCTAAAACCACCCGGATAGGGAGCTGGATGGCAGACAGAAGTGGCATATCGGTTGATGACTTCACGCCTCCTGCGTCTGGTGCTTGCAAGTTCATTGGCTCCCTCCACTCTTACAGCTTTTCCTCTAAGCATACCAGAGAGAGGCCATCTTTCCCGAAAGAGCAACTAGAAAGGAAAAGGCCAAAGAGAGATGCGGAACCAAGCTGCAGCAGCAATATCATGGGACATGATAAGACCTTAGCAGAAGGCTCCCCTACTTCATCACTAACTGCAACCCCTCAGAAACCTTCCCAGAGTTTGTCAGCATCCCCAGCAGACCTAACCCCTCAGCCTGCCACTGAGGCTGTCGTTGGGCAGAAGGGTGACACAGATGCCAACCCCATGTCAATCAATGAGGTCATCATGTCGGCCTCGGGAGCTTGCAAACTCATTGACTCGCTCCACTCGtactgtttctcctccaggcaaAGCAAAAGTCAGGTGTGCTGCTTGCGTGAACAGGTAGAAAAGAAGAATGGAGAGTTGAAACTTTTGAGGCAGAGGATCAGTCGCTCTGATAGTCAAGTCAGGAAGCTGAAAGAGAAGCTAGATGAACTGAAGAGGATCAGTTTCCCTTACTTGAACAGTCTGCTATCACAGGACTGTG AGACGCCCCAGCTGAATCCTGTGATGGAGCCCCTCTCCTGGATGCTGGGCACCTGGCTCTCAGATCCGCCGGGAGATGGGACCTTCCCTACAATGAAGCCCTTTCAGTACCTGGAAGAAGTGCACATCTCTCATGTGGGGCAGCCCATGCTGAACTTCTC GTTCAATGCCTTCCATCCAGACACGAGGAAGCCAATGCACCGAGAATGTGGATTCATCCGCCTCAAACCTGACACTAATAAGGTGGCCTTCATCAGTGCCCAGAACACAG GTCTTGtggaggtggaggaaggggaggtgAATGGACAGGAGTTGTCTATAGCTTCTCACTCCATAGCCAGGATCTCCTTTGCCAAGAAGCCCCATGTGGAGCAG